A genomic segment from Chitinophaga flava encodes:
- a CDS encoding TonB-dependent receptor, with the protein MSIIIRSILLYTLICFPFLLSAQSGTGSISGKVTSQDNQPLELVSVSLPALQKGTLTNNTGDYQLNAINPGKYTLRIQMLGATEKDFTIEVTAGQTTVLNYQLPKENIQALQEVRVVGNANKFSKKESIYISRLPLKNLENPQVYNIVSKELIEEQMAVDLGSISRNVPGAGIPMLANQGRVTFRSRGFETEPNARNGVAGAAFAAIDPANLERVEAIKGPSATLFGTNVSSSYGGLYNRVTKKPYNGFGGEVAYYGGSWNFNRLTVDVNTPVNADKTMLFRFNGATTFEKSFQDMGFTRSLSLAPSFSYQITDKLSLLLDVEFGQAKGTSVVRFNPYTGSNKRQSIADMGFPYNRMFLGNDIAYQTQMMNIFAQVNYKISSNWTSQTLISRARSSIDGYITALNGRSDSTLRAQVMVGYTAFIATDIQQNFIGDFKIGSLRNRLVVGLDYYNNSNSFDRVSVNGPTVNFINPGTAYKTSRAAIDALVPTGTPRYENNGDNTYAVYASNVINFSDRLIAMLSLRLDRYENQGVYNISTGVTTGKYGQTALAPKLGLVYQVVKDRVSLFGNYMSGFLNKGGSDANGNPFKPEQGNQLEYGVKADVLDHKLVGTISYYDIRVKDVLRIDPNDVNYSIQDGTQRSKGVEVEVTAAPVAGLNILAGYAYNDSKYTKADKSVEGLRPALSGPDKMLNFWASYRFSQGRIKGLGLGLGGNAGSASYQTNTQTAQVIIPAYTILNAALFYDYSKFRIGFKVDNLTSEKAWSVRLTPQSPARFTGSVSLKF; encoded by the coding sequence ATGAGCATTATTATCAGAAGTATCCTGTTGTACACACTGATCTGTTTTCCTTTTCTGTTATCGGCGCAATCCGGTACCGGCAGTATCTCCGGTAAAGTGACCTCGCAGGACAACCAGCCACTGGAGCTGGTATCTGTGTCGCTGCCTGCACTGCAGAAAGGAACACTTACCAACAACACAGGAGACTATCAGCTCAATGCCATCAACCCCGGAAAATATACACTCCGCATACAGATGCTGGGTGCTACAGAAAAGGACTTCACGATTGAAGTCACCGCAGGACAGACCACCGTGCTGAACTATCAGCTTCCCAAAGAAAATATACAGGCACTGCAGGAAGTAAGAGTGGTGGGCAACGCTAATAAATTCTCCAAAAAAGAAAGTATTTATATCTCGCGTCTGCCTTTAAAAAACCTGGAGAATCCACAGGTATACAATATCGTTTCCAAAGAGCTGATAGAAGAACAGATGGCGGTAGATCTGGGCAGTATCTCCCGCAACGTGCCCGGAGCTGGTATCCCCATGCTGGCCAACCAGGGCAGGGTTACCTTCCGCTCCCGTGGCTTTGAAACAGAACCCAATGCCCGCAATGGCGTAGCCGGTGCAGCTTTTGCTGCTATAGATCCGGCTAACCTGGAACGGGTAGAAGCCATTAAAGGACCCTCTGCCACCTTGTTTGGTACCAACGTGTCCAGCAGTTACGGCGGCCTTTACAACCGTGTTACCAAAAAGCCTTACAACGGCTTCGGCGGTGAAGTGGCCTACTATGGCGGCAGCTGGAACTTCAACCGGCTAACGGTAGACGTGAATACTCCGGTGAATGCAGACAAAACCATGCTGTTTCGTTTTAACGGAGCTACTACCTTCGAAAAAAGCTTCCAGGACATGGGTTTCACCAGAAGCCTTAGTCTGGCCCCCAGCTTCTCCTATCAGATTACTGATAAACTCTCCTTGTTGCTGGATGTGGAGTTTGGTCAGGCGAAAGGAACTTCAGTAGTACGTTTTAACCCTTATACGGGCAGCAATAAACGTCAGTCCATCGCTGATATGGGCTTCCCCTATAACCGCATGTTCCTGGGCAATGATATCGCCTATCAGACACAGATGATGAACATCTTTGCACAGGTGAATTATAAAATATCTTCCAACTGGACTTCCCAGACCCTCATCTCCCGTGCACGTTCTTCCATTGATGGATATATTACTGCGCTGAACGGTCGGTCCGACTCTACCCTACGTGCGCAGGTGATGGTAGGATATACCGCATTTATTGCTACTGATATTCAACAGAATTTTATTGGTGATTTTAAAATCGGTAGTCTCCGTAACCGCCTGGTGGTGGGGCTGGACTATTACAATAATTCCAACTCTTTCGACAGGGTTTCTGTCAACGGGCCTACTGTCAACTTTATCAATCCGGGCACGGCTTACAAAACCAGCCGTGCGGCCATCGATGCGCTGGTACCTACTGGTACTCCGCGCTATGAAAACAACGGTGATAATACCTATGCCGTTTACGCTTCTAACGTGATCAACTTCAGTGATCGGCTGATAGCTATGCTGAGCCTGCGTTTGGACCGTTACGAAAACCAGGGTGTATACAACATCAGTACTGGTGTTACTACTGGTAAATACGGTCAGACTGCCCTGGCACCCAAGCTGGGTCTGGTATACCAGGTAGTGAAAGACCGCGTGTCTTTGTTTGGTAACTATATGAGCGGATTTCTGAACAAAGGTGGTTCTGATGCCAATGGCAACCCCTTCAAGCCCGAACAGGGCAATCAGCTGGAATACGGTGTAAAAGCCGATGTGCTGGACCATAAGCTGGTAGGTACTATCAGCTACTACGATATCCGTGTAAAAGACGTACTTCGCATTGATCCCAATGATGTCAACTATTCCATTCAGGATGGAACACAACGTAGCAAAGGAGTGGAAGTGGAAGTAACCGCTGCGCCGGTAGCCGGCCTCAATATCTTAGCCGGTTATGCCTATAACGACAGTAAATACACGAAAGCAGATAAATCTGTGGAAGGACTGAGGCCAGCTTTGTCCGGCCCCGACAAAATGCTGAACTTCTGGGCCAGCTATCGTTTCTCTCAGGGGCGTATAAAAGGGCTGGGACTGGGTTTGGGCGGGAATGCCGGTAGTGCGTCTTATCAAACCAATACCCAGACTGCCCAGGTGATCATTCCGGCATATACAATACTCAATGCCGCACTGTTTTATGATTATAGTAAATTTCGTATAGGCTTCAAGGTTGACAACCTGACAAGTGAAAAAGCCTGGTCAGTAAGGCTCACACCACAAAGCCCGGCACGCTTTACCGGTAGTGTGAGCCTGAAGTTCTAG
- a CDS encoding GreA/GreB family elongation factor, with protein MTTANKTSLLLLKKDYELLLDHLKKSTPELMYDQHLQQAQLEKINGASILGTEEFPNSVSRLYSTVIIRDTVNRINLEYKLVPPGDADEHDGSISALSLFGLALMGLQEGESFTWQLSGRKKYYAVVAVRNNAFV; from the coding sequence ATGACTACTGCAAATAAAACATCTCTCCTGCTGTTGAAAAAAGATTATGAATTGTTGCTGGACCATCTTAAAAAAAGTACTCCGGAACTGATGTATGATCAGCATTTGCAACAGGCACAACTGGAAAAGATAAACGGTGCCAGTATACTCGGCACAGAAGAATTTCCCAACAGTGTTTCCCGTTTGTATTCTACGGTTATCATCCGTGACACGGTAAACCGGATTAATCTGGAATACAAGCTGGTGCCGCCTGGTGATGCCGACGAGCATGACGGAAGTATTTCCGCGCTGTCGTTGTTTGGCCTGGCGCTGATGGGGTTACAGGAAGGTGAAAGTTTTACCTGGCAATTGTCGGGCAGAAAAAAATACTACGCTGTAGTAGCGGTGAGGAACAATGCATTTGTGTAG
- a CDS encoding GNAT family N-acetyltransferase, with the protein MNINTQPTLGNDDLQLIPLQESDFEALYETASDEKIWEQHPNKDRWKRDVFQLFFEGAIKSGGAFKIIDKKTGAIAGSTRFYDYNPSDNTILIGYTFYATCYWGKGLNPVVKHLMLDYIFQYVDSVYFHVGASNVRSQIAITRLGARKVREEDVAYYGEATRHNFVYQITKEEYTGKQATDKA; encoded by the coding sequence ATGAATATAAATACACAACCTACCCTCGGGAATGATGACCTGCAGTTAATACCCCTGCAGGAATCGGATTTTGAAGCCCTTTACGAGACAGCTTCCGATGAAAAGATATGGGAGCAGCATCCGAATAAAGACCGCTGGAAAAGGGACGTATTTCAGCTTTTTTTTGAAGGTGCCATAAAAAGTGGCGGAGCCTTTAAGATCATTGATAAAAAAACAGGTGCAATAGCCGGAAGTACCCGTTTCTACGATTATAATCCATCCGACAACACTATCTTGATCGGCTATACGTTTTATGCAACCTGTTATTGGGGCAAAGGATTAAATCCTGTGGTAAAGCACCTGATGCTGGATTATATTTTTCAGTATGTGGATAGTGTGTATTTCCATGTAGGTGCTTCCAATGTCCGTTCACAGATAGCAATCACCAGGCTGGGTGCCAGGAAGGTGAGAGAAGAAGATGTTGCTTATTATGGCGAAGCAACAAGACATAATTTTGTGTATCAGATTACCAAAGAAGAGTATACCGGAAAACAGGCGACAGATAAGGCTTAA